A window of Ipomoea triloba cultivar NCNSP0323 chromosome 2, ASM357664v1 contains these coding sequences:
- the LOC116009915 gene encoding protein FLOWERING LOCUS D, protein MDPSNQTPNPDHPYITSNNPLHFTIHLPQSNPIPNPNHSFNPIPIYDHNPSTSITQQLISLSIPRKRRQGRPRNTTASNQVYNNVQFLGPLSENPNFSRLNGVGGPNAVTNSAVQRQSAADVSDEIIVINKEATSEALIALTAGFPADSLTDEEIDARVVSMVGGIEQVNYILIRNHIITKWRENVSTWVTKDMFVDIIPKHCSTLLDSAYNYLVSRGYINFGVAPAIKEKIVPDPSKPRVIVIGAGLAGLAAARQLMSFGFKVTVLEGRKRAGGRVYTKKMEGGNRTASADLGGSVLTGTLGNPLGILARQLSYTLHKVRDKCPLYRPDGKPVDPDLDQKVETDFNRLLDQASKLRQSMGDVSQDVSLGAALETFRQVTGNEVNDQEMSLFNWHLANLEYANAGLLSKLSLAFWDQDDPYDMGGDHCFLPGGNGRLVQAMAENVPILYEKTVHTIRYSSDGVQVVAGAQVFEGDMALCTVSLGVLKNGSIKFIPELPQRKLDGIKRLGFGLLNKVAMLFPHVFWGTDLDTFGHLAEDPSHRGEFFLFYSYAPVAGGALLIALVAGEAAHKFESMSPTDAVTQVIQILKGIYEPQGIEVPEPIQTVCTRWGSDPFSLGSYSNVAVGASGDDYDILAENVGDGRLFFAGEATTRRYPATMHGAFLTGLREAANIAHHARVRNLKLKVEKNPSKNAHSCASLLADLFRQPDLEFGSFSVIFARKVTDPKSAAILRVTFSGPGKKSNDGLKPDQHSNKLLFQQLQSHFNQQQELHVYTLLSKQQALELREVRGGDEARLNYIGEKFGVKLVGRKGLGSSADSLIASIRAERGKRKPGSNPLKSGMSNSKVATAKKRLVRKAKIVRRGNGLAAPNRDTRMKAVCTANNPAPAPHTNSGPKPVSNNTSGMPLPNPNDVGVNINMGSKPASSNGSTLHLNPNVAARLASNTPSSSQVSNSNSEVNVNMVSRPGSSGTGYAVPWNLNSDVAFGGHATMFTPPLNSSIGLDNNMDSKLGGSGSTLPLNWNVDAPSVPSGNKTSSSTPPSLTLEEIFWDDSSGSTLLPSNCDDSAQTFDLPPSVNFDFP, encoded by the exons ATGGATCCATCAAACCAAACCCCTAATCCGGACCACCCGTACATTACCAGTAACAACCCGCTACATTTCACCATCCATTTGCCGCAATCAAACCCCATTCCAAACCCTAACCACAGTTTCAATCCAATCCCAATTTATGATCATAACCCTAGTACCTCAATCACTCAACAATTGATCTCTCTCTCCATTCCGCGGAAGCGAAGGCAAGGCCGTCCTCGAAATACCACAGCGTCGAACCAGGTATATAATAATGTACAATTTCTCGGACCCCTGTCAGAAAATCCCAATTTCTCGAGACTTAATGGAGTTGGAGGCCCTAATGCTGTCACCAATTCCGCTGTGCAAAGACAAAGCGCTGCCGACGTATCGGACGAGATCATCGTGATCAACAAGGAGGCCACGTCCGAGGCCTTGATTGCGCTAACAGCTGGTTTTCCAGCTGACTCGCTTACAGATGAGGAAATTGATGCTAGGGTTGTTTCTATGGTTGGTGGGATTGAACAGGTAAATTACATTCTCATTAGGAATCATATTATTACGAAATGGCGGGAAAATGTGTCTACTTGGGTGACAAAGGATATGTTTGTTGATATTATTCCGAAGCATTGTAGTACTCTACTGGATTCTGCATATAACTACTTAGTTTCGCGTGGATATATTAACTTTGGAGTGGCACCAGCTATTAAGGAGAAGATTGTTCCTGACCCTAGTAAGCCAAGAGTGATTGTTATTGGGGCTGGACTGGCAGGGTTGGCTGCAGCAAGACAATTGATGTCATTTGGGTTTAAAGTGACAGTCTTGGAGGGAAGGAAGCGTGCGGGTGGAAGGGTGTATACAAAGAAGATGGAAGGGGGGAATCGGACAGCATCTGCGGATTTGGGAGGGAGTGTGTTGACAGGAACATTGGGGAATCCGCTTGGAATTCTTGCCAGACAACTGTCTTATACCCTTCATAAGGTGAGGGATAAGTGTCCACTGTATAGACCAGATGGGAAACCAGTTGATCCAGATTTGGATCAGAAGGTAGAGACGGATTTTAACAGACTTTTAGATCAGGCAAGCAAGCTCAGGCAGTCAATGGGAGATGTTTCTCAGGATGTGTCTCTTGGGGCTGCATTGGAGACTTTCCGCCAGGTTACTGGTAATGAGGTAAATGATCAGGAAATGAGCCTGTTTAACTGGCATCTTGCAAATCTGGAATATGCAAATGCTGGCTTACTTTCAAAACTTTCATTAGCATTTTGGGACCAAGATGACCCCTATGATATGGGAGGGGATCATTGCTTTTTGCCTGGCGGAAATGGAAGGCTAGTTCAAGCTATGGCTGAGAATGTTCCTATTCTTTATGAGAAAACTGTGCACACAATTCGTTACAGTAGTGATGGCGTGCAGGTCGTTGCTGGGGCACAGGTCTTTGAGGGTGATATGGCACTGTGCACTGTTTCGCTTGGAGTTCTGAAGAATGGGTCTATTAAGTTTATACCAGAATTGCCTCAGAGGAAGCTTGATGGAATAAAAAGACTAGGATTTGGTTTGTTAAATAAGGTTGCAATGCTTTTCCCACATGTTTTCTGGGGCACTGATCTTGACACGTTTGGGCATCTTGCGGAGGATCCTAGTCATCGTGGGGAGTTCTTTCTGTTCTATAGCTATGCACCTGTTGCTGGTGGTGCTCTATTGATAGCTCTAGTAGCTGGAGAAGCTGCTCACAAATTTGAGAGCATGTCCCCAACTGATGCTGTGACACAGGTTATTCAGATTCTTAAAG GGATATATGAACCACAAGGAATTGAAGTACCTGAGCCTATCCAAACGGTCTGTACAAGATGGGGTAGTGATCCCTTCAGCTTAGGATCGTACTCTAATGTTGCTGTGGGTGCATCTGGGGATGACTATGATATTTTAGCTGAAAATGTTGGAGATGGAAGACTTTTCTTTGCAGGGGAAGCCACTACAAGGCGTTATCCAGCGACTATGCATGGAGCTTTTCTTACTGGGCTTAGAGAAGCTGCCAATATCGCTCATCATGCTAGGGTTAGAAATTTGAAGTTGAAAGTTGAGAAAAACCCATCAAAGAATGCTCATTCTTGCGCTTCTCTTCTTGCTGATTTATTCAGGCAGCCAGACTTGGAATTCGGTAGCTTTTCTGTAATCTTTGCTAGAAAAGTTACTGATCCCAAATCAGCGGCAATTTTAAGGGTGACATTTAGTGGACCAGGTAAGAAAAGTAATGATGGATTAAAGCCTGACCAGCACTCAAATAAATTACTTTTTCAGCAGCTTCAGTCTCATTTTAATCAGCAGCAAGAACTTCATGTCTATACATTGTTATCTAAGCAACAAGCACTGGAGCTGAGAGAGGTGAGAGGGGGTGATGAGGCCAGGCTGAATTACATTGGTGAGAAATTTGGGGTGAAGCTGGTCGGGAGGAAGGGTTTGGGGTCATCCGCGGATTCTTTAATAGCTTCCATTAGGGCTGAGAGGGGAAAACGTAAACCTGGATCAAATCCTCTTAAATCTG GTATGTCAAATTCAAAAGTTGCCACTGCAAAGAAGAGATTAGTCAG aaaagcTAAAATAGTACGCAGAGGCAATGGACTTGCTGCACCCAACAGAGATACCAGAATGAAAGCAGTTTGTACTGCCAATAACCCTGCCCCTGCACCACACACTAACTCCGGTCCTAAACCAGTGAGCAATAACACTAGCGGCATGCCTCTTCCAAATCCAAATGATGTTGGCGTGAATATCAATATGGGGTCTAAACCAGCTAGTAGTAACGGCTCCACACTTCATCTAAACCCAAATGTTGCTGCAAGATTAGCAAGCAATACCCCTAGCTCTAGCCAGGTTTCTAATTCAAATAGTGAAGTGAATGTTAACATGGTGTCTAGGCCAGGGAGTAGTGGTACTGGTTATGCAGTGCCTTGGAATTTGAATTCGGATGTTGCATTTGGAGGACACGCCACTATGTTCACCCCGCCTTTGAATTCAAGTATCGGTTTGGATAACAACATGGATTCTAAACTAGGGGGCAGTGGCTCCACCCTGCCTCTGAATTGGAACGTTGATGCTCCATCAGTGCCATCGGGCAACAAAACCAGTAGCTCAACCCCTCCAAGCTTGACTCTTGAAGAAATTTTCTGGGATGATAGCAGTGGCTCCACTCTTCTCCCAAGTAATTGTGATGATAGCGCACAAACATTTGATCTACCTCCTAGTGTGAATTTTGATTTCCCATAG